One part of the Thermoanaerobacterium sp. CMT5567-10 genome encodes these proteins:
- a CDS encoding DNRLRE domain-containing protein, with translation MPTIIIQPSSKDTALESGYPTSNRGRDPKLWIGRYYIGSSGKSVYRALIQFDLGILPPDSLIVEAILKLYINYTTNDSIPAYVTPFLIIDEWDENTATWNNAPNIDETVFGSTKAITSEGWYGWNITNIAKRWINGLYANNGVMLKTPEIQNLETKSFYSKDESINVSLRPILQLTYITGTPFTLNDRRFVKTKSFYVSQDEESYTDINDCSSYSKFTYFVYNTSENPVIIKLLISPGDDVWIEDSGEIVLAPGKTATLVPYFFSQYTKLSFKNKEIGKAANITVWFEAQV, from the coding sequence ATGCCGACTATTATTATACAGCCATCGTCAAAGGATACGGCTTTAGAATCAGGATATCCAACAAGCAACAGAGGGAGGGATCCAAAACTTTGGATTGGAAGATATTATATTGGTTCTTCTGGTAAATCAGTGTACAGAGCTCTGATACAATTTGACCTTGGTATATTACCGCCTGATTCACTTATTGTTGAAGCAATTTTGAAGCTTTATATTAATTATACGACAAATGATAGCATACCAGCGTATGTAACACCATTTTTAATTATTGATGAATGGGATGAAAATACCGCCACATGGAATAATGCGCCAAATATTGATGAAACAGTATTTGGATCGACCAAAGCTATAACCAGTGAGGGGTGGTATGGATGGAATATTACGAATATAGCGAAAAGATGGATTAATGGACTTTATGCGAACAATGGAGTAATGCTTAAAACACCGGAAATACAGAATTTAGAGACAAAAAGCTTTTATTCTAAAGATGAAAGCATTAATGTTTCTTTAAGACCAATACTACAACTGACTTATATAACGGGAACGCCGTTTACATTAAATGATAGAAGATTTGTAAAAACAAAATCGTTTTATGTATCACAAGATGAAGAAAGTTATACAGATATAAATGATTGTTCATCGTACAGTAAATTTACGTATTTTGTCTATAATACAAGTGAAAATCCCGTTATAATAAAGCTCTTGATAAGTCCTGGTGATGATGTTTGGATTGAAGACAGTGGAGAAATTGTTTTAGCTCCTGGGAAAACTGCAACATTAGTTCCCTATTTTTTTTCTCAATATACTAAATTGTCTTTTAAAAATAAAGAAATAGGGAAAGCGGCGAATATAACGGTTTGGTTTGAGGCACAAGTTTGA
- a CDS encoding TPR domain-containing glycosyltransferase: protein MLSLCMIVKNEENNLGRCLESVKDIVDEIIIVDTGSSDRTVDIAKSFEADVFYYKWNNDFSAARNFSLDKANGDWILLMDADDEIDREDRKKIKKLLEDDKIDAYLFETISYVGDKPGTDALSNLNVRIIKNRPEYRFVGAIHEQILMPILKHGGNVAEVPIKVYHYGYLNKNIKDKDKRNRNMTILKKELRKDPDNPFHNFNMGTEYMALGNYECAYNYFKKSLDTLKNVKTGYTTKLIVRMIMCLNQLNKIDEAFNLCNKSIEEYPNVTDIVFLKGMLHHRLNQLQEAIGCFRKCIDIGDPPLIDRFITGVGGFKAYYAIGEVYMDMKEYDNAIISYINSLKLNPLNKVILYRLSNAYFKKYDEDTAIKKIMSHFDGSPESYVILSDILFLNGRYQQSLKCIDMALNSLKNNITCYIKGRTLMYLHRYNEAVEYFDMIDGGEYSCDSAIDNIICRLLTGKNVKKPMTILKRDFIEAYRVCFKFALWVKEGVLSPLDEKDTRIYTDIIFLIFEKLFDIHEFDLFEKSLNMLNMVNEKDVLLKLGKLYFRHGAYKLAEEELTRSMKLFDVIDDEGLMILKILCQKTEKIDA, encoded by the coding sequence ATGTTGAGTCTGTGCATGATCGTAAAAAATGAAGAAAATAACCTTGGACGCTGTTTAGAAAGTGTTAAAGATATAGTCGATGAGATTATCATTGTTGATACAGGAAGCAGTGATAGGACAGTGGATATTGCCAAAAGCTTTGAGGCTGATGTTTTTTATTATAAATGGAATAATGATTTTAGTGCGGCTAGAAATTTTTCATTAGACAAAGCTAACGGTGATTGGATTTTATTGATGGATGCTGATGATGAGATAGATCGAGAAGATAGAAAGAAAATAAAGAAGCTTTTAGAAGACGATAAAATAGATGCATATTTATTTGAAACAATAAGCTATGTAGGTGATAAGCCGGGAACAGATGCCCTTTCAAATCTAAATGTAAGAATTATAAAAAATAGGCCTGAGTACAGATTTGTTGGAGCAATTCACGAACAAATCCTTATGCCTATATTAAAACACGGTGGCAATGTAGCAGAAGTGCCCATAAAAGTTTATCATTATGGCTATCTAAACAAAAATATTAAGGACAAAGATAAGAGAAATAGAAATATGACAATACTAAAGAAAGAGCTTAGAAAAGATCCGGATAATCCTTTTCACAACTTCAATATGGGAACAGAATACATGGCACTAGGTAATTATGAATGTGCTTATAATTATTTTAAAAAGTCTTTAGATACTCTAAAAAATGTCAAGACGGGATACACGACTAAACTTATTGTCAGGATGATAATGTGCTTAAATCAATTAAACAAAATTGACGAAGCTTTTAATTTATGCAATAAGTCAATAGAGGAGTATCCTAACGTAACTGATATTGTATTTTTAAAAGGTATGTTGCATCATAGGCTTAATCAGCTTCAAGAAGCTATAGGATGTTTTAGAAAATGTATAGACATAGGGGATCCACCGCTTATAGATAGGTTTATAACAGGTGTAGGTGGCTTTAAAGCTTACTATGCTATAGGAGAAGTTTATATGGATATGAAAGAATATGACAATGCCATTATAAGCTATATAAATTCGTTGAAACTGAATCCATTAAATAAAGTCATACTGTACAGACTATCAAATGCTTATTTTAAGAAATATGATGAAGATACCGCTATAAAAAAGATCATGTCGCACTTTGACGGTTCACCTGAATCATATGTAATTCTAAGTGATATATTATTTTTAAACGGCAGATATCAGCAATCTCTAAAATGTATTGACATGGCACTAAATTCATTGAAAAATAATATAACATGTTATATAAAAGGAAGAACATTGATGTATTTACACAGATATAATGAAGCAGTTGAGTATTTTGACATGATTGACGGTGGAGAATATTCATGTGATAGTGCTATTGACAATATCATTTGTCGATTATTAACTGGTAAAAACGTCAAAAAGCCAATGACAATATTGAAAAGGGATTTTATAGAAGCATATAGAGTGTGTTTTAAATTTGCTTTATGGGTTAAAGAAGGTGTACTATCTCCATTAGATGAAAAAGATACTCGTATTTATACAGATATAATCTTTTTAATATTTGAAAAGCTATTTGATATTCACGAATTTGACTTGTTCGAGAAATCATTGAACATGCTTAATATGGTTAATGAAAAAGATGTATTATTAAAACTTGGCAAACTTTATTTTCGGCATGGTGCATATAAACTTGCGGAAGAGGAGTTAACGCGTTCAATGAAACTTTTTGATGTAATCGACGATGAAGGATTAATGATATTAAAAATTTTGTGCCAAAAGACTGAGAAAATTGATGCGTGA
- a CDS encoding TetR/AcrR family transcriptional regulator: protein MNKTKEKIFNAAINIISQKGFYKSTMDEIAEKAGVAKGTLYYHFKSKDEILIFLIDEGLSLLKNQILNNISNMKNSIDKLREIIVVQSNFLFKYKDFVLILLSQLWGKEEIQNNFREKIYDYLKIIEDIIDEGIKEKLIEKCDKKLLSSAFFGMISSLIIFQFRNNDIIDPEHIADSVIKYTFNGIHYRG from the coding sequence ATGAATAAAACTAAGGAAAAAATATTTAATGCGGCAATTAACATAATTTCTCAAAAAGGTTTTTACAAATCTACAATGGATGAAATCGCAGAAAAAGCGGGGGTTGCCAAAGGGACACTTTACTATCACTTTAAAAGTAAAGACGAGATTTTGATTTTCTTGATAGATGAAGGTTTGTCTCTTTTAAAAAATCAGATATTAAATAATATAAGTAATATGAAAAATTCTATTGATAAGTTAAGAGAGATAATTGTTGTGCAGTCAAATTTTTTATTTAAGTATAAAGATTTTGTGCTGATATTGTTGAGTCAGCTGTGGGGAAAAGAAGAAATTCAAAATAACTTTAGAGAGAAAATCTACGATTATTTAAAAATTATTGAAGATATTATTGACGAAGGAATAAAAGAGAAATTGATAGAAAAATGTGATAAGAAGTTATTGTCATCAGCTTTTTTTGGCATGATAAGTTCACTAATTATTTTTCAATTTAGAAACAATGATATTATAGATCCCGAACATATTGCTGATAGCGTAATTAAATATACATTTAATGGAATCCATTATAGAGGTTGA
- a CDS encoding YhgE/Pip domain-containing protein has translation MFKVVANELKRLAQNRFIRLAVIVIIFMPLLYSFLYLYAFWDPYGKLDKLPVAVVNQDKSVVYDGKNKSFGDDIVKELKDNHDFKWNFVNYDDGLNGLKGNKYYFMIVIPEDFSKNILSVDGNDIEKAHIQYITNDKKNFLATQLGNKAVENLTQKISDTIRKSYIDTVFANVKNMGSGLKQASDAEKQLSDGTKKLNDGMAKLNDGIKSALVGSNQLKDGLYQMNSAAKSASNGASNLSNGASLLSQKLNEVNKNSDVILNGINSLNSGLNGIKEGLNTVKQSVDDLKNGSMAISNGYNQIGENLSSFLTAINSMGSGINSIESNLGSAQDAMNDYAKEHPEAMADENFKKAMLEVSQSNAGLKQIIDSYNSNKADIEKLNNSLEELNSATNNLESGYDKLSSGVSQLQSVASQLVNGGNNLRSGISEYTNGISLINQKMKEIADGLDEFNNGLNSLNQGANKLYNGSTDLNSGLSVIANGGDELQKNMQKLYDNQQLLYKKLDDASKKIEVLSISGKKRDMINDPIVLDTKRLNPVANYGIGFTPYFIPLSLWVGALILFFIVDIYDRNGYKDISNASIVIGKLASLSILGIFQSIVSGFVLIEALKLPVNNLFYYYAINALMSVVFVFIIGFFVMLLGMAGKFLAVVLLMLQLTSSGGVFPMELEPKFFNVLNPYFPMTYGTQALREAISGSNYTLIINDLLILAGFGILFMLLSILLSEKVGDTNKIDEKLSL, from the coding sequence ATGTTTAAGGTGGTTGCAAATGAGCTTAAAAGGTTAGCACAAAACCGATTTATTAGGTTGGCCGTCATTGTAATTATTTTTATGCCACTATTGTACAGTTTTTTATATTTATATGCATTTTGGGACCCATATGGTAAGCTTGATAAACTTCCTGTGGCTGTTGTAAATCAAGATAAAAGTGTTGTTTATGATGGTAAGAATAAAAGTTTTGGTGATGATATTGTAAAAGAATTAAAGGACAATCATGATTTTAAATGGAATTTTGTAAACTACGATGATGGATTAAATGGCTTAAAAGGCAATAAATATTATTTTATGATAGTGATACCAGAAGATTTCTCAAAAAATATTTTAAGCGTTGATGGTAATGACATTGAAAAAGCTCATATTCAGTATATAACAAATGATAAGAAGAATTTTCTAGCAACACAGCTTGGAAATAAAGCGGTTGAAAATTTGACACAAAAAATATCTGATACAATAAGAAAGAGCTATATCGATACTGTTTTTGCAAATGTCAAGAATATGGGCAGTGGTTTAAAACAGGCTTCAGATGCGGAAAAACAATTATCAGATGGTACTAAAAAATTAAATGATGGAATGGCAAAATTAAATGATGGCATAAAAAGTGCTTTGGTAGGTTCAAATCAGCTAAAAGATGGCCTGTATCAGATGAACAGTGCCGCAAAAAGCGCATCTAATGGTGCTTCTAACTTGTCCAATGGTGCCTCTTTATTGTCCCAAAAATTAAATGAAGTTAATAAAAACAGCGACGTGATTTTAAATGGAATAAATAGTTTAAATAGCGGTTTAAATGGTATAAAAGAAGGTCTTAATACTGTAAAACAAAGCGTAGATGATTTAAAGAATGGTTCAATGGCGATTTCTAACGGCTATAATCAGATTGGTGAGAATTTATCATCGTTTTTAACTGCTATTAATTCTATGGGCAGTGGAATAAATAGCATTGAGTCTAATTTAGGAAGTGCACAGGATGCCATGAATGATTATGCAAAAGAACATCCTGAAGCTATGGCAGATGAAAATTTCAAAAAAGCGATGTTAGAGGTTTCTCAGTCAAATGCAGGGCTAAAACAGATAATTGATAGCTATAACAGTAATAAAGCTGATATAGAGAAACTAAATAATTCACTTGAAGAATTAAACAGTGCAACAAATAATTTAGAAAGTGGTTATGACAAATTATCCAGTGGTGTATCACAATTGCAGTCTGTTGCATCTCAACTTGTCAATGGTGGAAATAATTTAAGAAGTGGAATTTCAGAATACACTAATGGCATATCATTAATAAATCAGAAAATGAAGGAGATAGCAGATGGGCTCGATGAATTTAATAACGGGCTAAATAGCTTAAATCAAGGGGCTAATAAGCTGTATAATGGTTCTACAGATCTCAACAGTGGATTGTCAGTGATAGCAAATGGCGGAGACGAGCTTCAAAAGAATATGCAAAAGTTATATGACAATCAGCAGTTGCTTTACAAAAAGCTTGATGATGCATCAAAAAAAATAGAAGTGTTAAGTATTAGCGGCAAAAAAAGAGATATGATAAACGATCCAATAGTCCTTGATACAAAGAGATTAAATCCAGTTGCAAATTACGGTATTGGATTTACACCATATTTCATACCTCTATCGCTTTGGGTAGGCGCTTTAATTTTATTCTTTATAGTAGATATATACGATAGAAATGGCTATAAAGATATTAGTAACGCTTCAATTGTTATAGGCAAACTGGCAAGTTTAAGTATTCTAGGAATTTTTCAATCTATAGTTTCTGGCTTTGTGTTGATTGAAGCACTTAAGTTGCCTGTAAATAATCTATTTTATTATTATGCGATAAATGCGTTAATGTCAGTCGTATTTGTCTTTATAATCGGTTTCTTTGTCATGTTACTTGGTATGGCAGGAAAATTTTTAGCTGTTGTGCTTTTGATGTTGCAATTGACATCATCAGGTGGTGTTTTTCCTATGGAGTTGGAGCCTAAATTTTTTAATGTGCTTAATCCATATTTTCCAATGACGTATGGGACACAGGCGCTAAGAGAAGCCATATCAGGCTCAAACTACACTTTAATAATAAATGACTTACTTATTTTAGCAGGTTTTGGAATTCTATTTATGCTTTTATCAATTTTATTATCAGAAAAAGTAGGCGATACAAACAAGATCGATGAGAAATTAAGCCTATAA
- the iscB gene encoding RNA-guided endonuclease IscB, which yields MVFVLDKHKKPLMPCTEKRARLLLESGRAVIHKINPFVIRLKDVTVDNCIIQPCRIKIDPDSKVTGIAILQGEKVLLLVELYHKQGIKKSLDDRRNHRRFRRNKLRYREPRFDNRKREKGWLPLSLEARVQQVINTVKKLAKYIPIDNISIEHVKFDTQLMQNPEISGVEYQQGELQGYEVREYLLEKWGRKCAYCGKENVPLEVEHIVPKSRGGTDRVSNLTIACHECNQKKGNMTAEEFGYPDIQKQAKQPLKDAAMINATRWKTYNLLKEMYPVECGTGALTKKNRIDRNLPKEHYCDACCVGQSTPKEFVFKADYILEFHAKGRGTRQRTLLNKYGFPRAYLSRQKEYFGFQNGDYVKAEVPKGKYKGQYIGYVAVRKSGYFDIRDANGKNIAQGISYQYCHIIQRYDGYKYGRRKRHILLHPSDAMDGVSCA from the coding sequence ATGGTATTTGTACTAGATAAGCATAAAAAGCCATTAATGCCATGTACAGAAAAGAGAGCAAGACTTTTATTAGAAAGTGGCAGAGCTGTTATACACAAAATTAATCCGTTTGTAATAAGACTGAAAGATGTAACAGTAGATAACTGCATTATACAACCTTGCAGAATTAAGATAGACCCAGATTCAAAAGTAACAGGAATAGCAATTTTGCAAGGAGAGAAAGTATTATTATTAGTGGAACTTTATCATAAGCAGGGCATTAAGAAATCATTAGACGATAGACGGAATCATAGAAGATTCAGAAGAAATAAGTTAAGATATAGAGAACCTCGATTTGATAACAGAAAAAGAGAAAAAGGTTGGCTACCTCTGTCATTAGAGGCAAGAGTACAGCAAGTAATTAATACAGTAAAGAAACTGGCAAAATATATTCCAATAGACAACATCAGCATAGAACATGTCAAATTTGATACACAGTTAATGCAAAATCCAGAAATAAGCGGTGTTGAGTATCAACAAGGCGAATTGCAAGGATACGAAGTAAGAGAATATCTTCTTGAGAAATGGGGCAGAAAATGTGCTTATTGTGGTAAAGAAAATGTACCGCTTGAAGTAGAGCATATCGTTCCAAAGTCAAGAGGAGGCACTGACAGAGTATCAAATTTGACAATAGCTTGCCATGAGTGCAATCAGAAAAAAGGTAACATGACAGCAGAGGAATTTGGATACCCTGATATACAAAAACAGGCAAAACAACCTCTAAAAGATGCTGCTATGATAAATGCAACAAGGTGGAAAACATATAATCTCCTAAAAGAAATGTATCCTGTAGAATGTGGAACAGGTGCATTGACAAAGAAAAACCGTATAGACAGAAATTTGCCTAAAGAACATTATTGTGATGCTTGTTGCGTAGGTCAGAGCACTCCAAAAGAATTTGTATTTAAGGCAGATTATATATTAGAATTCCATGCAAAAGGCAGAGGAACAAGACAAAGAACATTACTTAACAAATATGGGTTTCCAAGAGCATATTTATCAAGGCAAAAAGAATATTTTGGCTTTCAAAATGGTGATTATGTTAAAGCAGAAGTCCCAAAAGGCAAATACAAAGGTCAATACATAGGATACGTTGCAGTGAGAAAATCAGGGTATTTTGATATAAGAGATGCCAATGGCAAAAATATTGCACAAGGTATTTCATATCAGTATTGTCATATCATACAAAGATATGACGGATACAAATACGGAAGGAGGAAAAGGCACATTCTTCTCCATCCAAGCGATGCTATGGATGGAGTCTCCTGTGCCTAA